A genomic window from Neorickettsia sennetsu str. Miyayama includes:
- the rsmD gene encoding 16S rRNA (guanine(966)-N(2))-methyltransferase RsmD produces MRVISGKYKERKIGLIKGVEIRPTMGKVREALFNIILHARFVTKLPEETHFLDLFTGTGSVSIEALSRGFASVTAIDIDTRCIYANLEKMAIHDKITVISRDIVKLEESGKRYDVVFMDPPYNEKTHKYRASQITEKSFTGLHERGWLCDGSIVILEKHRKEIFELKHRAFELIDSRRYGMSELLTFIYRGFDSLPKE; encoded by the coding sequence ATGCGTGTTATTTCTGGTAAATACAAAGAGAGGAAGATAGGTCTTATAAAAGGTGTCGAAATTAGACCCACCATGGGAAAAGTGCGTGAAGCGCTTTTTAACATCATCTTACACGCGCGTTTTGTGACAAAATTACCAGAAGAGACTCACTTTCTTGATCTTTTTACAGGTACAGGTTCTGTTAGTATAGAAGCACTTTCTAGAGGTTTTGCCAGTGTTACAGCAATTGATATTGATACGCGGTGCATATATGCGAATCTCGAGAAAATGGCTATCCATGATAAAATCACCGTCATTAGCAGGGATATAGTAAAGCTAGAGGAGTCAGGCAAACGATATGATGTCGTATTCATGGATCCTCCATATAACGAGAAAACACATAAATATCGTGCATCTCAGATAACTGAGAAGAGTTTTACAGGGCTTCATGAACGTGGTTGGCTTTGTGATGGAAGTATTGTTATTCTAGAGAAACACAGGAAAGAGATATTCGAATTAAAGCATCGTGCCTTTGAGCTGATTGATTCAAGAAGATATGGAATGTCAGAGTTGCTAACATTCATTTATAGAGGCTTTGA